In a genomic window of Magnolia sinica isolate HGM2019 chromosome 14, MsV1, whole genome shotgun sequence:
- the LOC131226264 gene encoding putative serine/threonine-protein kinase — protein MGCFCFGSFPASEKDPHQQGYSSGKNINLFSYDELRAATRNFHESSKIGRGGFGTVYKGTLKNRTEVAVKTLSAESKQGIQEFLTEIDTITNVKHPNLVELIGCCVQGSNRVLVYEYLEYNSLDRLLLGSKGKKADLDWSRRSAICMGAARGLAFLHEELDPPIVHRDIKASNILLDRDFVPKIGDFGLAKLFPDNVTHLSTRVAGTVGYLAPEYAMRGQLTKKADIYSFGVLMLEIVSGRSSAKSTWSGTQKFLLELTWELYEEGRLLEMVDSDLEQYPEEEVLRYMKIALFCTQSSAKRRPSMAQVVSMLSKRANLNEKLLTPPGIIHDVMQINRGSKPTNASRSETATSSMDPNSSAIDSTERPTSSPVSFTDMSPR, from the exons ATGGGTTGCTTCTGCTTCGGCAGCTTTCCAGCGAGTGAGAAGGATCCTCATCAACAAG GGTATTCATCAGGCAAGAATATCAACCTTTTCTCTTATGATGAACTGAGAGCTGCAACAAGGAATTTTCACGAAAGCAGTAAGATAGGTCGAGGAGGTTTTGGGACAGTTTACAAG GGAACCCTTAAGAATAGAACTGAAGTTGCTGTGAAGACACTCTCTGCTGAATCAAAGCAAGGAATCCAAGAGTTTTTGACTGAGATCGATACAATCACAAATGTGAAGCATCCAAACCTTGTTGAATTAATTGGCTGCTGTGTTCAAGGAAGCAATCGGGTTTTGGTGTATGAGTATTTGGAATACAACAGTCTTGATCGCTTATTGCTAG gttcaaaaggaaaaaaagctGACTTAGATTGGAGCAGAAGATCTGCAATCTGTATGGGGGCTGCCCGTGGTCTGGCATTCCTTCATGAAGAGCTTGACCCGCCTATCGTGCACAGAGACATCAAAGCTAGTAATATACTTCTTGACAGGGATTTTGTGCCAAAAATTGGAGACTTTGGCTTGGCTAAACTTTTCCCAGACAATGTCACACACCTTAGTACACGTGTAGCTGGCACAGT GGGTTATCTAGCACCAGAGTATGCAATGCGTGGTCAGTTAACTAAAAAGGCGGATATATACAGCTTTGGGGTCCTTATGCTTGAAATAGTCAGTGGCAGAAGTAGTGCAAAATCAACCTGGTCAGGGACGCAGAAATTTCTCTTGGAATTG ACATGGGAACTCTATGAAGAAGGGAGGCTGTTGGAGATGGTGGACTCAGATCTAGAACAATACCCAGAAGAAGAAGTCCTCAGATACATGAAAATCGCTCTTTTCTGCACACAATCTTCAGCCAAGCGACGGCCTTCGATGGCCCAAGTTGTATCGATGCTCTCCAAACGCGCAAATCTCAATGAGAAACTACTTACACCACCAGGCATCATCCACGACGTGATGCAAATCAACAGAGGCTCAAAACCCACTAATGCTAGCAGATCAGAGACTGCAACAAGTTCCATGGATCCAAACTCCTCAGCCATTGACTCGACCGAGCGACCCACCTCTTCGCCAGTGAGTTTCACTGATATGTCACCCAGATGA